The following are encoded together in the Juglans microcarpa x Juglans regia isolate MS1-56 chromosome 2D, Jm3101_v1.0, whole genome shotgun sequence genome:
- the LOC121248290 gene encoding protein DETOXIFICATION 49-like yields the protein MCQQTSVPSKCDSDSACKLPLMKEAEQENMLTTPLICSPIISQEGRKRALPDRTTWKQPQKSCHLSLAVAEVISIAKIALPMMLTGLLLYSRSMISMLFLGRLGDLALAGGSLAVGFANITGYSILSGLAMGMEPICGQAFGAKKHTLLGLSLQRTVLLLGLISIPISLLWLNMQKILLFCGQDEIIAREAQIYLLYSLPDLLAQSLLHPLRIYLRTQSITLPLTFCATLSIVLHIPINYLLVSHLNLGIKGVALSGVWTNFNLVGSLILYILISGLHRKTWGGFSMECFKEWRSLLSLAIASCISVCLEWWWYEIMILLCGLLWNPRATVASMGILIQTTALIYIFPSSLSFSVSTRVGNELGAKNPRKAKLAAIVGLSCSFILGLLALVFTMMVRNGWASMFTWDKDIITLTSMVLPIIGLCELGNCPQTTGCGVLRGTARPKVGANINLGCFYLVGTPVAVGLAFYAGLDFQGLWLGLLAAQGSCAATMLVVISLTDWDLEAKRAEELITGAVGVDHDSQDQVEEQKPLKAEIKEDFSILSGDLNQANNLLV from the coding sequence ATGTGCCAGCAAACTTCTGTCCCCAGCAAATGCGATTCAGACTCTGCTTGTAAACTTCCCCTAATGAAGGAAGCAGAGCAGGAGAACATGCTTACCACCCCATTAATCTGCAGCCCAATAATATCACAAGAAGGTCGAAAAAGGGCGCTACCGGACCGAACCACCTGGAAACAACCACAGAAAAGCTGCCATCTATCCCTTGCCGTCGCAGAAGTCATTTCCATAGCCAAAATAGCTCTCCCCATGATGCTGACAGGCCTTTTGCTTTATTCTCGCTCAATGATTTCCATGCTCTTCCTCGGCCGCCTAGGTGATCTCGCCTTAGCCGGTGGTTCCCTCGCTGTTGGCTTCGCTAACATCACCGGCTACTCTATTCTCTCTGGCCTAGCCATGGGGATGGAACCCATTTGTGGCCAAGCTTTTGGTGCCAAAAAACACACTCTCCTCGGCCTCTCCCTGCAGAGAACAGTGCTTTTGCTGGGCTTAATATCAATACCTATTTCTCTTCTCTGGTTAAACATGCAGAAAATTCTTCTCTTTTGTGGTCAAGATGAAATTATTGCCAGAGAAGCACAAATATATCTGCTCTATTCTCTCCCTGACCTCTTAGCTCAATCACTTTTACACCCATTACGCATTTATCTTCGAACTCAATCCATAACTCTGCCTCTAACATTTTGCGCCACTCTCTCAATTGTCCTTCATATACCCATAAACTACCTTCTCGTTTCACATCTTAATTTAGGAATCAAAGGCGTTGCTCTTAGCGGTGTTTGGACTAACTTCAATCTTGTAGGCTCTCTAATCCTCTACATCCTTATCTCTGGCCTCCACAGGAAAACTTGGGGAGGTTTTTCAATGGAGTGCTTTAAAGAATGGAGATCTTTATTAAGTTTGGCCATTGCAAGCTGCATTTCAGTCTGTCTCGAGTGGTGGTGGTATGAGATCATGATTTTGCTATGCGGGTTGCTGTGGAACCCCAGAGCAACGGTGGCTTCCATGGGCATCCTAATCCAAACCACAGCGCTAATCTACATATTCCCTTCATCGCTAAGCTTCAGCGTATCCACAAGAGTTGGCAATGAACTAGGGgcaaaaaatccaagaaaagcAAAGCTGGCCGCCATTGTTGGCCTCTCTTGCAGCTTCATATTGGGACTTTTGGCACTGGTTTTCACAATGATGGTAAGGAACGGTTGGGCTTCCATGTTCACCTGGGACAAAGACATTATAACATTGACATCAATGGTTTTGCCGATAATCGGGCTGTGTGAGCTCGGAAACTGTCCGCAAACAACAGGCTGCGGAGTGTTGAGAGGGACAGCAAGGCCAAAAGTAGGAGCGAACATCAACCTGGGGTGCTTTTACCTTGTGGGAACGCCGGTTGCAGTGGGGCTGGCTTTCTACGCTGGATTAGACTTTCAGGGGCTGTGGTTGGGGCTTTTGGCAGCGCAGGGCTCGTGCGCCGCTACCATGTTGGTGGTAATCAGTCTAACCGATTGGGATTTAGAAGCCAAGAGAGCAGAGGAGCTGATCACAGGGGCTGTCGGTGTTGATCATGACAGCCAAGATCAGGTGGAGGAACAGAAGCCTCTCAAAGCTGAAATCAAGgaagatttttcaattttatctgGGGATTTAAACCAAGCTAATAACTTACTTGTTTAA